The Palaemon carinicauda isolate YSFRI2023 chromosome 33, ASM3689809v2, whole genome shotgun sequence genome contains a region encoding:
- the Utx gene encoding lysine-specific demethylase 6A isoform X1, producing the protein MTSAVKAFQQVLYIEPGFSRANEVHIRLGLMFKVQSDYESSLKHFQSALIDAGPASFSKLEIQFHIAHLYELQNKHKAAREAYENLLKEQDIPNHLRADIQRQLGWMYHTVDSLGEKSSREITAVQLLQKSIEADPKSGQSLYLLGRCYSALGRVHDAFIAYRNSVDKCEGNADTWCSIGVLYQQQNQPIDALQAYICAVQYDKGHTAAWTNLGILYETCNQPRDALACYMNATRGSNKPLNPNLAPRIKFLQQQLANAPMPSVTNKPRQLLSIEEAWNLPVTTDMSNRQQQQQQGQQISGQQRPMGPAANNFQKYGQQFNSTVSAGPPPPYPANDAKRFKTDMPGDQQRSHFYLNQQQLQVLYYQQQNQGNLTPQQLQQLQNYRLVQQQMKMQQHPQIQQHPQQLQPQQQPQHPVQAPQLSPNFVQGSQINRPGGPGIPSFNQQANNGVNRGFPNPRPQTPTSNYGQSNQTFSQPSTGGFNQNPSYTNGGVPTTSAGYGYNNGFSSNNLNDALPKDLSGITPETTVSDQVLQELISQKEFTTSLAEDLLNRLAQGEDVIRELAKEGDVVPEVMPNTQFSTTTATSPTTSTPTTVSAPVSIQPGGLPYIKQEVLDHNVSNRMKLTDMKPLLGPRINFDKEIKVEPTSEPIFSLSTTSSEIVAACKGQGFSARNTSMISDKQIPPFPPDPPKIKLTKEQLLPNTPSVLLDNKKLAFSPQLQEFCLQHPIAVVRGLASALKLDLGLFSTKTLVEANPEQPVEVRTQMKQDADENIDPQTELKIWNCVSHRSHTTIARYAQYQASSFQESLKEEQDRIAAGQPKTDDSKKKKPYKMIKFGTNVDLSDEKKWRAQLTELIKLPAFARVVSAGNMLSHVGHSILGMNTVQLYMKVPGSRTPGHQENNNFCSININIGPGDCEWFGVPDAYWGVIANLCERNGTNYLHGSWWPDLQELYEENVPVYRFHQKPGDMVWVNSGCVHWVQAVGWCNNIAWNVGPLTARQYSLGLERYEWNKFQQYKSIVPIVHLTWNLARNIKVSDPKLFEAIKGCLIRSLRQACLSLDFVKVCGLEVKFHGRTRNEASHYCGICEIEVFNVLFVKEQERRHVVHCVDCARRQAPRLEGFVVLEEYHLHELCQVYDNFVQHSVQGQSTPGQAVTPPPPPPPPTSTTPTPIT; encoded by the exons ATGACATC GGCTGTGAAGGCGTTTCAACAAGTTTTGTATATTGAGCCAGGGTTCAGCCGAGCCAATGAAGTTCATATTCGTTTGGGTTTGATGTTCAAAGTTCAGAGTGATTATGAATCCTCACTGAAACACTTCCAGTCGGCACTTATTGATGCAGGTCCTGCGTCTTTTTCTAAACTTGaaa TTCAATTTCATATCGCTCATCTTTATGAACTTCAAAACAAGCATAAAGCAGCACGTGAAGCCTACGAAAACCTTCTCAAAGAACAAGATATTCCCAATCACCTGCGAGCTGACATACAACGTCAGTTAGGATGGATGTACCATACTGTTGATAGCTTAGGGGAGAAGTCTAGCAGAGAGATAACTGCAGTTCAGTTATTACAGAAATCTATTGAAGCCGATCCCAAGAGTGGTCAAAGCCTTTACTTACTTGGTCGCTGCTATTCTGCCCTTGGCAGAGTTCATGATGCCTTTATTGCTTACAGAAATTCTGTAGACAAGTGTGAGGGCAATGCTGATACTTGGTGTTCTATAGG GGTTCTGTATCAGCAGCAAAACCAGCCAATTGATGCACTACAAGCATATATATGTGCTGTTCAGTACGATAAAGGTCACACAGCTGCTTGGACAAACCTTGGTATTTTATATGAGACTTGCAATCAGCCTCGTGATGCACTAGCATGTTATATGAATGCAACACGTGGAAGCAACAAACCTTTAAATCCAAATCTCGCGCCAAGAATTAAATTTTTACAGCAGCAACTTGCTAATGCTCCCATGCCCAGTGTGACTAACAAGCCTCGGCAGCTGCTGAGCATCGAGGAGGCCTGGAACCTACCTGTGACTACAGACATGTCCAAtcggcagcagcaacagcagcagggcCAGCAAATTTCTGGACAGCAGCGGCCAATGGGGCCTGCTGCTAATAACTTCCAGAAATATGGACAGCAGTTCAATTCGACTGTGTCGGCTGGACCGCCACCCCCATATCCTGCAAATGATGCTAAGCGGTTCAAGACTGACATGCCTGGTGACCAGCAGAGGTCTCATTTCTACCTCAATCAACAGCAGCTGCAAGTCTTATATTACCAACAGCAGAACCAAGGAAACCTTACACCACAGCAGCTTCAGCAGCTACAAAACTATCGCCTCGTGCAGCAGCAGATGAAGATGCAACAGCATCCACAAATACAACAGCATCCACAACAGCTGCAGCCTCAGCAGCAACCTCAACACCCAGTGCAGGCTCCACAGCTGTCGCCCAACTTCGTGCAGGGTAGTCAGATAAATCGGCCTGGAGGACCAGGAATACCAAGCTTTAACCAGCAAGCTAACAATGGAGTGAATAGAGGTTTTCCTAACCCGAGGCCTCAGACTCCAACCAGTAATTATGGCCAGAGTAACCAGACATTCTCCCAACCTTCGACTGGTGGTTTTAACCAGAATCCATCTTATACCAATGGTGGGGTTCCAACAACATCTGCTGGCTATGGTTATAATAATGGTTTTAGTAGCAATAATTTGAATGATGCATTACCAAAAGATCTTAGTGGCATTACCCCAGAAACTACTGTAAGTGACCAGGTTCTTCAAGAACTAATCAGTCAAAAAGAATTCACAACATCTCTGGCTGAGGATTTGCTGAATCGCTTAGCACAAGGAGAGGATGTAATTCGTGAATTGGCAAAAGAAGGGGATGTTGTCCCTGAAGTAATGCCAAACACTCAATTCTCAACTACAACTGCAACATCTCCAACTACGTCCACGCCTACAACAGTCTCTGCTCCTGTCAGTATACAGCCAGGGGGGCTCCCTTACATAAAGCAAGAAGTGCTTGACCATAATGTGTCTAATCGAATGAAGTTGACCGATATGAAACCACTTTTAGGTCCTAGAATAAACTTTGATAAGGAAATCAAAGTTGAGCCAACATCAGAACCCATATTTTCCTTGAGCACAACCTCATCAGAAATAGTAGCAGCTTGCAAAGGACAGGGATTTAGTGCACGGAATACCAGTATGATCTCTGATAAACAGATACCGCCTTTTCCACCAGACCCACCCAAAATTAAACTTACTAAAGAACAATTGTTGCCTAATACACCCTCGGTCCTTCTAGATAATAAAAAGCTAGCCTTCTCTCCACAACTGCAGGAATTTTGTCTACAACATCCTATAGCTGTAGTTCGTGGTCTAGCATCAGCGCTGAAACTAGATTTAGGATTATTTTCGACCAAAACCTTAGTTGAAGCCAACCCTGAGCAACCAGTTGAAGTCCGTACACAGATGAAACAGGATGCAGATGAAAATATTGATCCCCAGACAGAATTAAAGATCTGGAATTGTGTGAGTCATCGTTCCCATACGACTATCGCTAGATACGCACAGTATCAGGCTTCAAGTTTCCAAGAAAGTCTGAAGGAAGAGCAAGATCGTATTGCTGCGGGCCAACCAAAAACAGATGATAGCAAAAAGAAAAAGccatataaaatgataaaattcgGAACTAATGTAGATTTGTCAGATGAAAAGAAGTGGCGTGCACAACTAACTGAACTCATAAAACTTCCAGCGTTTGCCAGAGTTGTTTCTGCTGGAAATATGCTATCACATGTGGGTCATTCCATCCTTGGCATGAACACCGTTCAGCTATACATGAAG GTTCCTGGTTCAAGAACACCTGGTCATCAGGAAAATAATAATTTCTGTTCTATTAACATCAATATTGGACCAGGTGATTGTGAATGGTTCGGTGTTCCTGATGCTTACTGGGGAGTAATTGCAAATCTTTGTGAGAG GAATGGAACAAATTACTTGCATGGTTCATGGTGGCCAGACTTACAAGAACTTTATGAAGAAAATGTTCCTGTTTATCGGTTTCATCAGAAGCCCGGTGACATGGTGTGGGTTAATTCAG gTTGTGTCCATTGGGTACAAGCTGTAGGTTGGTGCAATAACATAGCTTGGAATGTGGGGCCTCTGACAGCTAGGCAGTACTCCTTGGGTTTAGAGCGATACGAGTGGAACAAGTTCCAACAGTATAAATCTATAGTACCTATAGTCCATTTAACCTGGAACCTTGCAAGAAACATAAAGGTTTCAGATCCAAAGCTCTTTGAAGCAATTAA GGGCTGCCTTATTCGTTCACTTCGTCAAGCTTGTCTTTCTTTAGATTTTGTGAAGGTGTGTGGGTTAGAGGTCAAGTTTCATGGCAGAACACGTAATGAAGCTTCTCATTATTGTGGAATCTGTGAAATCGAG GTGTTTAATGTACTTTTTGTAAAAGAGCAAGAAAGAAGACATGTTGTGCACTGTGTTGACTGTGCACGACGACAAGCACCTCGTCTTGAGGGTTTTGTAGTACTTGAAGAATACCATCTACATGAGCTCTGCCAAGTTTATGATAACTTTGTTCAGCATTCG GTGCAAGGTCAAAGCACACCAGGTCAAGCTGTAACACCACCGCCGCCTCCACCACCTCCTACCTCCACAACTCCAACACCCATTACGTGA
- the Utx gene encoding lysine-specific demethylase 6A isoform X2, which yields MAVKAFQQVLYIEPGFSRANEVHIRLGLMFKVQSDYESSLKHFQSALIDAGPASFSKLEIQFHIAHLYELQNKHKAAREAYENLLKEQDIPNHLRADIQRQLGWMYHTVDSLGEKSSREITAVQLLQKSIEADPKSGQSLYLLGRCYSALGRVHDAFIAYRNSVDKCEGNADTWCSIGVLYQQQNQPIDALQAYICAVQYDKGHTAAWTNLGILYETCNQPRDALACYMNATRGSNKPLNPNLAPRIKFLQQQLANAPMPSVTNKPRQLLSIEEAWNLPVTTDMSNRQQQQQQGQQISGQQRPMGPAANNFQKYGQQFNSTVSAGPPPPYPANDAKRFKTDMPGDQQRSHFYLNQQQLQVLYYQQQNQGNLTPQQLQQLQNYRLVQQQMKMQQHPQIQQHPQQLQPQQQPQHPVQAPQLSPNFVQGSQINRPGGPGIPSFNQQANNGVNRGFPNPRPQTPTSNYGQSNQTFSQPSTGGFNQNPSYTNGGVPTTSAGYGYNNGFSSNNLNDALPKDLSGITPETTVSDQVLQELISQKEFTTSLAEDLLNRLAQGEDVIRELAKEGDVVPEVMPNTQFSTTTATSPTTSTPTTVSAPVSIQPGGLPYIKQEVLDHNVSNRMKLTDMKPLLGPRINFDKEIKVEPTSEPIFSLSTTSSEIVAACKGQGFSARNTSMISDKQIPPFPPDPPKIKLTKEQLLPNTPSVLLDNKKLAFSPQLQEFCLQHPIAVVRGLASALKLDLGLFSTKTLVEANPEQPVEVRTQMKQDADENIDPQTELKIWNCVSHRSHTTIARYAQYQASSFQESLKEEQDRIAAGQPKTDDSKKKKPYKMIKFGTNVDLSDEKKWRAQLTELIKLPAFARVVSAGNMLSHVGHSILGMNTVQLYMKVPGSRTPGHQENNNFCSININIGPGDCEWFGVPDAYWGVIANLCERNGTNYLHGSWWPDLQELYEENVPVYRFHQKPGDMVWVNSGCVHWVQAVGWCNNIAWNVGPLTARQYSLGLERYEWNKFQQYKSIVPIVHLTWNLARNIKVSDPKLFEAIKGCLIRSLRQACLSLDFVKVCGLEVKFHGRTRNEASHYCGICEIEVFNVLFVKEQERRHVVHCVDCARRQAPRLEGFVVLEEYHLHELCQVYDNFVQHSVQGQSTPGQAVTPPPPPPPPTSTTPTPIT from the exons GGCTGTGAAGGCGTTTCAACAAGTTTTGTATATTGAGCCAGGGTTCAGCCGAGCCAATGAAGTTCATATTCGTTTGGGTTTGATGTTCAAAGTTCAGAGTGATTATGAATCCTCACTGAAACACTTCCAGTCGGCACTTATTGATGCAGGTCCTGCGTCTTTTTCTAAACTTGaaa TTCAATTTCATATCGCTCATCTTTATGAACTTCAAAACAAGCATAAAGCAGCACGTGAAGCCTACGAAAACCTTCTCAAAGAACAAGATATTCCCAATCACCTGCGAGCTGACATACAACGTCAGTTAGGATGGATGTACCATACTGTTGATAGCTTAGGGGAGAAGTCTAGCAGAGAGATAACTGCAGTTCAGTTATTACAGAAATCTATTGAAGCCGATCCCAAGAGTGGTCAAAGCCTTTACTTACTTGGTCGCTGCTATTCTGCCCTTGGCAGAGTTCATGATGCCTTTATTGCTTACAGAAATTCTGTAGACAAGTGTGAGGGCAATGCTGATACTTGGTGTTCTATAGG GGTTCTGTATCAGCAGCAAAACCAGCCAATTGATGCACTACAAGCATATATATGTGCTGTTCAGTACGATAAAGGTCACACAGCTGCTTGGACAAACCTTGGTATTTTATATGAGACTTGCAATCAGCCTCGTGATGCACTAGCATGTTATATGAATGCAACACGTGGAAGCAACAAACCTTTAAATCCAAATCTCGCGCCAAGAATTAAATTTTTACAGCAGCAACTTGCTAATGCTCCCATGCCCAGTGTGACTAACAAGCCTCGGCAGCTGCTGAGCATCGAGGAGGCCTGGAACCTACCTGTGACTACAGACATGTCCAAtcggcagcagcaacagcagcagggcCAGCAAATTTCTGGACAGCAGCGGCCAATGGGGCCTGCTGCTAATAACTTCCAGAAATATGGACAGCAGTTCAATTCGACTGTGTCGGCTGGACCGCCACCCCCATATCCTGCAAATGATGCTAAGCGGTTCAAGACTGACATGCCTGGTGACCAGCAGAGGTCTCATTTCTACCTCAATCAACAGCAGCTGCAAGTCTTATATTACCAACAGCAGAACCAAGGAAACCTTACACCACAGCAGCTTCAGCAGCTACAAAACTATCGCCTCGTGCAGCAGCAGATGAAGATGCAACAGCATCCACAAATACAACAGCATCCACAACAGCTGCAGCCTCAGCAGCAACCTCAACACCCAGTGCAGGCTCCACAGCTGTCGCCCAACTTCGTGCAGGGTAGTCAGATAAATCGGCCTGGAGGACCAGGAATACCAAGCTTTAACCAGCAAGCTAACAATGGAGTGAATAGAGGTTTTCCTAACCCGAGGCCTCAGACTCCAACCAGTAATTATGGCCAGAGTAACCAGACATTCTCCCAACCTTCGACTGGTGGTTTTAACCAGAATCCATCTTATACCAATGGTGGGGTTCCAACAACATCTGCTGGCTATGGTTATAATAATGGTTTTAGTAGCAATAATTTGAATGATGCATTACCAAAAGATCTTAGTGGCATTACCCCAGAAACTACTGTAAGTGACCAGGTTCTTCAAGAACTAATCAGTCAAAAAGAATTCACAACATCTCTGGCTGAGGATTTGCTGAATCGCTTAGCACAAGGAGAGGATGTAATTCGTGAATTGGCAAAAGAAGGGGATGTTGTCCCTGAAGTAATGCCAAACACTCAATTCTCAACTACAACTGCAACATCTCCAACTACGTCCACGCCTACAACAGTCTCTGCTCCTGTCAGTATACAGCCAGGGGGGCTCCCTTACATAAAGCAAGAAGTGCTTGACCATAATGTGTCTAATCGAATGAAGTTGACCGATATGAAACCACTTTTAGGTCCTAGAATAAACTTTGATAAGGAAATCAAAGTTGAGCCAACATCAGAACCCATATTTTCCTTGAGCACAACCTCATCAGAAATAGTAGCAGCTTGCAAAGGACAGGGATTTAGTGCACGGAATACCAGTATGATCTCTGATAAACAGATACCGCCTTTTCCACCAGACCCACCCAAAATTAAACTTACTAAAGAACAATTGTTGCCTAATACACCCTCGGTCCTTCTAGATAATAAAAAGCTAGCCTTCTCTCCACAACTGCAGGAATTTTGTCTACAACATCCTATAGCTGTAGTTCGTGGTCTAGCATCAGCGCTGAAACTAGATTTAGGATTATTTTCGACCAAAACCTTAGTTGAAGCCAACCCTGAGCAACCAGTTGAAGTCCGTACACAGATGAAACAGGATGCAGATGAAAATATTGATCCCCAGACAGAATTAAAGATCTGGAATTGTGTGAGTCATCGTTCCCATACGACTATCGCTAGATACGCACAGTATCAGGCTTCAAGTTTCCAAGAAAGTCTGAAGGAAGAGCAAGATCGTATTGCTGCGGGCCAACCAAAAACAGATGATAGCAAAAAGAAAAAGccatataaaatgataaaattcgGAACTAATGTAGATTTGTCAGATGAAAAGAAGTGGCGTGCACAACTAACTGAACTCATAAAACTTCCAGCGTTTGCCAGAGTTGTTTCTGCTGGAAATATGCTATCACATGTGGGTCATTCCATCCTTGGCATGAACACCGTTCAGCTATACATGAAG GTTCCTGGTTCAAGAACACCTGGTCATCAGGAAAATAATAATTTCTGTTCTATTAACATCAATATTGGACCAGGTGATTGTGAATGGTTCGGTGTTCCTGATGCTTACTGGGGAGTAATTGCAAATCTTTGTGAGAG GAATGGAACAAATTACTTGCATGGTTCATGGTGGCCAGACTTACAAGAACTTTATGAAGAAAATGTTCCTGTTTATCGGTTTCATCAGAAGCCCGGTGACATGGTGTGGGTTAATTCAG gTTGTGTCCATTGGGTACAAGCTGTAGGTTGGTGCAATAACATAGCTTGGAATGTGGGGCCTCTGACAGCTAGGCAGTACTCCTTGGGTTTAGAGCGATACGAGTGGAACAAGTTCCAACAGTATAAATCTATAGTACCTATAGTCCATTTAACCTGGAACCTTGCAAGAAACATAAAGGTTTCAGATCCAAAGCTCTTTGAAGCAATTAA GGGCTGCCTTATTCGTTCACTTCGTCAAGCTTGTCTTTCTTTAGATTTTGTGAAGGTGTGTGGGTTAGAGGTCAAGTTTCATGGCAGAACACGTAATGAAGCTTCTCATTATTGTGGAATCTGTGAAATCGAG GTGTTTAATGTACTTTTTGTAAAAGAGCAAGAAAGAAGACATGTTGTGCACTGTGTTGACTGTGCACGACGACAAGCACCTCGTCTTGAGGGTTTTGTAGTACTTGAAGAATACCATCTACATGAGCTCTGCCAAGTTTATGATAACTTTGTTCAGCATTCG GTGCAAGGTCAAAGCACACCAGGTCAAGCTGTAACACCACCGCCGCCTCCACCACCTCCTACCTCCACAACTCCAACACCCATTACGTGA
- the Utx gene encoding lysine-specific demethylase 6A isoform X3 — MFKVQSDYESSLKHFQSALIDAGPASFSKLEIQFHIAHLYELQNKHKAAREAYENLLKEQDIPNHLRADIQRQLGWMYHTVDSLGEKSSREITAVQLLQKSIEADPKSGQSLYLLGRCYSALGRVHDAFIAYRNSVDKCEGNADTWCSIGVLYQQQNQPIDALQAYICAVQYDKGHTAAWTNLGILYETCNQPRDALACYMNATRGSNKPLNPNLAPRIKFLQQQLANAPMPSVTNKPRQLLSIEEAWNLPVTTDMSNRQQQQQQGQQISGQQRPMGPAANNFQKYGQQFNSTVSAGPPPPYPANDAKRFKTDMPGDQQRSHFYLNQQQLQVLYYQQQNQGNLTPQQLQQLQNYRLVQQQMKMQQHPQIQQHPQQLQPQQQPQHPVQAPQLSPNFVQGSQINRPGGPGIPSFNQQANNGVNRGFPNPRPQTPTSNYGQSNQTFSQPSTGGFNQNPSYTNGGVPTTSAGYGYNNGFSSNNLNDALPKDLSGITPETTVSDQVLQELISQKEFTTSLAEDLLNRLAQGEDVIRELAKEGDVVPEVMPNTQFSTTTATSPTTSTPTTVSAPVSIQPGGLPYIKQEVLDHNVSNRMKLTDMKPLLGPRINFDKEIKVEPTSEPIFSLSTTSSEIVAACKGQGFSARNTSMISDKQIPPFPPDPPKIKLTKEQLLPNTPSVLLDNKKLAFSPQLQEFCLQHPIAVVRGLASALKLDLGLFSTKTLVEANPEQPVEVRTQMKQDADENIDPQTELKIWNCVSHRSHTTIARYAQYQASSFQESLKEEQDRIAAGQPKTDDSKKKKPYKMIKFGTNVDLSDEKKWRAQLTELIKLPAFARVVSAGNMLSHVGHSILGMNTVQLYMKVPGSRTPGHQENNNFCSININIGPGDCEWFGVPDAYWGVIANLCERNGTNYLHGSWWPDLQELYEENVPVYRFHQKPGDMVWVNSGCVHWVQAVGWCNNIAWNVGPLTARQYSLGLERYEWNKFQQYKSIVPIVHLTWNLARNIKVSDPKLFEAIKGCLIRSLRQACLSLDFVKVCGLEVKFHGRTRNEASHYCGICEIEVFNVLFVKEQERRHVVHCVDCARRQAPRLEGFVVLEEYHLHELCQVYDNFVQHSVQGQSTPGQAVTPPPPPPPPTSTTPTPIT, encoded by the exons ATGTTCAAAGTTCAGAGTGATTATGAATCCTCACTGAAACACTTCCAGTCGGCACTTATTGATGCAGGTCCTGCGTCTTTTTCTAAACTTGaaa TTCAATTTCATATCGCTCATCTTTATGAACTTCAAAACAAGCATAAAGCAGCACGTGAAGCCTACGAAAACCTTCTCAAAGAACAAGATATTCCCAATCACCTGCGAGCTGACATACAACGTCAGTTAGGATGGATGTACCATACTGTTGATAGCTTAGGGGAGAAGTCTAGCAGAGAGATAACTGCAGTTCAGTTATTACAGAAATCTATTGAAGCCGATCCCAAGAGTGGTCAAAGCCTTTACTTACTTGGTCGCTGCTATTCTGCCCTTGGCAGAGTTCATGATGCCTTTATTGCTTACAGAAATTCTGTAGACAAGTGTGAGGGCAATGCTGATACTTGGTGTTCTATAGG GGTTCTGTATCAGCAGCAAAACCAGCCAATTGATGCACTACAAGCATATATATGTGCTGTTCAGTACGATAAAGGTCACACAGCTGCTTGGACAAACCTTGGTATTTTATATGAGACTTGCAATCAGCCTCGTGATGCACTAGCATGTTATATGAATGCAACACGTGGAAGCAACAAACCTTTAAATCCAAATCTCGCGCCAAGAATTAAATTTTTACAGCAGCAACTTGCTAATGCTCCCATGCCCAGTGTGACTAACAAGCCTCGGCAGCTGCTGAGCATCGAGGAGGCCTGGAACCTACCTGTGACTACAGACATGTCCAAtcggcagcagcaacagcagcagggcCAGCAAATTTCTGGACAGCAGCGGCCAATGGGGCCTGCTGCTAATAACTTCCAGAAATATGGACAGCAGTTCAATTCGACTGTGTCGGCTGGACCGCCACCCCCATATCCTGCAAATGATGCTAAGCGGTTCAAGACTGACATGCCTGGTGACCAGCAGAGGTCTCATTTCTACCTCAATCAACAGCAGCTGCAAGTCTTATATTACCAACAGCAGAACCAAGGAAACCTTACACCACAGCAGCTTCAGCAGCTACAAAACTATCGCCTCGTGCAGCAGCAGATGAAGATGCAACAGCATCCACAAATACAACAGCATCCACAACAGCTGCAGCCTCAGCAGCAACCTCAACACCCAGTGCAGGCTCCACAGCTGTCGCCCAACTTCGTGCAGGGTAGTCAGATAAATCGGCCTGGAGGACCAGGAATACCAAGCTTTAACCAGCAAGCTAACAATGGAGTGAATAGAGGTTTTCCTAACCCGAGGCCTCAGACTCCAACCAGTAATTATGGCCAGAGTAACCAGACATTCTCCCAACCTTCGACTGGTGGTTTTAACCAGAATCCATCTTATACCAATGGTGGGGTTCCAACAACATCTGCTGGCTATGGTTATAATAATGGTTTTAGTAGCAATAATTTGAATGATGCATTACCAAAAGATCTTAGTGGCATTACCCCAGAAACTACTGTAAGTGACCAGGTTCTTCAAGAACTAATCAGTCAAAAAGAATTCACAACATCTCTGGCTGAGGATTTGCTGAATCGCTTAGCACAAGGAGAGGATGTAATTCGTGAATTGGCAAAAGAAGGGGATGTTGTCCCTGAAGTAATGCCAAACACTCAATTCTCAACTACAACTGCAACATCTCCAACTACGTCCACGCCTACAACAGTCTCTGCTCCTGTCAGTATACAGCCAGGGGGGCTCCCTTACATAAAGCAAGAAGTGCTTGACCATAATGTGTCTAATCGAATGAAGTTGACCGATATGAAACCACTTTTAGGTCCTAGAATAAACTTTGATAAGGAAATCAAAGTTGAGCCAACATCAGAACCCATATTTTCCTTGAGCACAACCTCATCAGAAATAGTAGCAGCTTGCAAAGGACAGGGATTTAGTGCACGGAATACCAGTATGATCTCTGATAAACAGATACCGCCTTTTCCACCAGACCCACCCAAAATTAAACTTACTAAAGAACAATTGTTGCCTAATACACCCTCGGTCCTTCTAGATAATAAAAAGCTAGCCTTCTCTCCACAACTGCAGGAATTTTGTCTACAACATCCTATAGCTGTAGTTCGTGGTCTAGCATCAGCGCTGAAACTAGATTTAGGATTATTTTCGACCAAAACCTTAGTTGAAGCCAACCCTGAGCAACCAGTTGAAGTCCGTACACAGATGAAACAGGATGCAGATGAAAATATTGATCCCCAGACAGAATTAAAGATCTGGAATTGTGTGAGTCATCGTTCCCATACGACTATCGCTAGATACGCACAGTATCAGGCTTCAAGTTTCCAAGAAAGTCTGAAGGAAGAGCAAGATCGTATTGCTGCGGGCCAACCAAAAACAGATGATAGCAAAAAGAAAAAGccatataaaatgataaaattcgGAACTAATGTAGATTTGTCAGATGAAAAGAAGTGGCGTGCACAACTAACTGAACTCATAAAACTTCCAGCGTTTGCCAGAGTTGTTTCTGCTGGAAATATGCTATCACATGTGGGTCATTCCATCCTTGGCATGAACACCGTTCAGCTATACATGAAG GTTCCTGGTTCAAGAACACCTGGTCATCAGGAAAATAATAATTTCTGTTCTATTAACATCAATATTGGACCAGGTGATTGTGAATGGTTCGGTGTTCCTGATGCTTACTGGGGAGTAATTGCAAATCTTTGTGAGAG GAATGGAACAAATTACTTGCATGGTTCATGGTGGCCAGACTTACAAGAACTTTATGAAGAAAATGTTCCTGTTTATCGGTTTCATCAGAAGCCCGGTGACATGGTGTGGGTTAATTCAG gTTGTGTCCATTGGGTACAAGCTGTAGGTTGGTGCAATAACATAGCTTGGAATGTGGGGCCTCTGACAGCTAGGCAGTACTCCTTGGGTTTAGAGCGATACGAGTGGAACAAGTTCCAACAGTATAAATCTATAGTACCTATAGTCCATTTAACCTGGAACCTTGCAAGAAACATAAAGGTTTCAGATCCAAAGCTCTTTGAAGCAATTAA GGGCTGCCTTATTCGTTCACTTCGTCAAGCTTGTCTTTCTTTAGATTTTGTGAAGGTGTGTGGGTTAGAGGTCAAGTTTCATGGCAGAACACGTAATGAAGCTTCTCATTATTGTGGAATCTGTGAAATCGAG GTGTTTAATGTACTTTTTGTAAAAGAGCAAGAAAGAAGACATGTTGTGCACTGTGTTGACTGTGCACGACGACAAGCACCTCGTCTTGAGGGTTTTGTAGTACTTGAAGAATACCATCTACATGAGCTCTGCCAAGTTTATGATAACTTTGTTCAGCATTCG GTGCAAGGTCAAAGCACACCAGGTCAAGCTGTAACACCACCGCCGCCTCCACCACCTCCTACCTCCACAACTCCAACACCCATTACGTGA